In the Salvia miltiorrhiza cultivar Shanhuang (shh) chromosome 8, IMPLAD_Smil_shh, whole genome shotgun sequence genome, TTTATATCCAGGGGCCAgctaatttcaaatttattttctatttttccttaaaacagCTAATGGTCTGCTAATACGACGACGTTCCCTTTTTATGAGTAAAATTCCACGTTTTTCACCTAATCCTCACTTAAACCTTTTGATTTGTttcaaagataaaataaaattcaaagaAACAATGTTGACTCGAATGTCTCGAATGTACTAGTACTTagtaacaaaatatttattgatcctcttttttttcacaaaaaaaaaaaaaacaagtagcaaaaacttaaaatattttcaaaaatatataggAAATCTTGATTTAATTGTACCGTCCACATTAAAAAATTATCACAGTATTATATATTTcaacaatattttaattatgctttTCTCATTAATAGGGTGTTCTGAATAGCTCGAtttaaaagataaagaaaattcaaattcaagaataATAAATTCATACGATAGCTAACTCCGATTAATAAAAAAACAACAAGTAGTCCACCACAGTTATTGAGCAAATTCCGATTTCCAAAATTTCTTCATTAGTGAAGAAATGATGTTAAATTGGTCTTCAAGAAAAATGCAGCATCACTATTCATGCATTATGAGCAAACATATTATTCACAATATTCAGCTAcactgaaaaatataaaaataaaaaattcgtgGAAAGCTCTTTCAAAGAAATTGTAACTACACAAAATATTATTACAAAGTACAAAGTTGCCAAACATGAATTTCGATCAAGAGAAGCTGAATTTATGCAGGgggaaaaaaaactaaaaattatgTATAAAAAATCATCCCTAATTTAAAAGAATGTCTAACACTAGTGAAATGAATGTGTGTGtgaagaaaaaacctaaaagaGTGTCCATGATTTGAAGCTTAACCTAAAGATTCTCCATGGGGATGAAGTTTGCTGTTCTGGTGGTTGTGGAAAGCCGATGCCCTACGATGATGGAGAGGCAGAGGGCCACAACGGAGAAGACGAGAGAGAAGGTCGTGGCAAAGTCCCACGAGCTGCTCTGAGCCGTGCTGGTGAGCTCAGAACTGCCTGCTGGaacaaaatcaagaagaatccaATCACAGCTAGTCGAGTAATGAGCAGATCCGTGCCATGGCTTGCCTTCCTCCGGGTACCAGAATGCAGCCGATACTTTGCTTGATCTACCAATGGTGAATTGAGCATCCTGCTTAAGCCATTCAATGTTACATCTTATGCTTGGTTAAAATGTAAGCACGTTCCTCTTTTCTATATTTTGATTAGGAACATGACAAAGGCTGCAAGGCATTGAATCGTCTCTCAGTTTCAGTGTACCTGCTGAAGATGATCCTTAGTTCTCAGAGGtcttgaaaattcaaaatagtaTGTTCCCTTTTCGCCTCCTGATGCATATGGGCTGTCCTCCCTTATAAAGCCTGCTTGCATAGAAGGTTCATAAGAAAACATCACGAATTCTAAGAATGAAAACTTCCTGTGATCACCATTAAGCATGGACATGTTAACAAGAGCATTGCTCTACAGTGATTTTtgctttgaaaaatataaagaaaagtTTCCGATATCTATGCCAAAAGGAGATGGGATTGAATAAACCTCATAAATTGTTGAAATTCAGACAGAAATTAATGAACTTGGCTTCACATCAAAATGCTAAAACAAACACTCACAAATCCATGTATGCATATGTGCAATTTTATATATTGTGCACTTGCTGAAATAGCAATTAATGCAATTGCGGAAAATAGAATAACATACTGCATAACAAAAACCCAAAAACAGAATAAAAACTTATCCGGTTAGCTTACCTGAATGGTCGGTCAAGCTACTGTGCCACCATGATCCTTGCCAGTCATTCTGTGCACTGGTGTCATTTTCTAATAGAAATGGAATTAACACTCACgtaatgagaaatgagaataaattGCATAGATATTAGATCACTTCATTTATGGATTGCCATAATAGTTTCTAGATATGCCACCCTGTTCTGAGAAAGCAATTTGGATTTTGTGAAGTTGTTTCTTATTTactgaaaacaaaaaaaaaatgaaaataaccAAGTCATGTCATAGAGACGGGTAAACTGCTACCTAAGAACTAGTATATTCTACACCCGACCTACATggacaaaacaaaaagaagcaAATGGAAAATCGAAGTTCAGACCAAATATTATGAACAATGCATATTCTTTCGTTAACTCAAGGGATCTCTTATCCAAGTTTTTTGTCCTAGAGATGGTATTACTCGCTCGATACATCTTTCATACGTTACTCCCTTGATAATGCAATAAGAAAAATGTATAAGAAAAAGGAACAACAAGTTTCAGAGCTAATTAGGACGAGCAGGAGACTGTTTAAGACAAACCATGTTTAGAGGTGATGTGCATCATTGTCATTGGACGCAGTCTGAATATTAATGAGTTGCACTCTTGATTTTAGGTGCAGCTAAGTAAATGCAAATTCCATAACTGTGGAAAAGCAAGTACAAATACCTGAGGGGCCAAGGCCATCAAGATATCTACAATGCGGGTTCCAACCATAAAGATCAACCAAATGACCGAACCTGTTAGTAGAGAcgaaaacataaacaaaaatttCAAAGTATATTAATACAAAGCTCAAATATGCTTAAagatatatagtatataaatatatatttgaatagcATAAAACATACATTACCTGTCACCTCCATATCCTTGTCTGTTGTCGACTGGATTTCTGCCATAGAGTCTTCCAGGAATAGCATTTCCAAGCGAGAAGTGCATAATATCAACTTCATGCCCTCGGCAAGTCTTGTTTGTACAAGTATTTGGTCCTTCCCCGCAGCCACCCATCTTACAGTACAGAGAGTTCTCAGTTCAGAAGACGGAATAttattgaaaaacaaaaaataggtTAGCCAAACAAGAACCCAAGTTGTCGAAAAATCAAAGTAGACTTACTCTATGGTAAGTTGCATTTTCACCTATTTGAAACATTAGAGCAACAGATGCGCAAATATTATCATCTCTGCATGAGACAAGAAAGAGAAAGATGGAGTTGAAATCAGCTTCTACCACAAAATATAAGGTCTCAAGGGAAATAGAATTAGATTCCTAAGCAAAaacccatactaccttaaaaaCAAACAGATCAATTCCTACAAAGTATTAACCCTGTCATGAAAGTGGAGATCATAATCTTAGGTGACTTTTCCAGTTTAAGGCTACCGCGATTAAGACCCTCACTCTGAATTGCAAGTGCTCGTTCGAAacacaaattcatttttttctcacAACTAAAATGGCATCATAACTACCATATACATGCATCAACACAATTATTAGGGCCAAAAGAAATACTATTAAAGATCAATTAATGAAACCTGTGAACTGTATCTGCAAACTCATGTTACAAACACAAGTAGAAACATCTAACAAAACACTGAAAACCATCATGCGATGGAACAACAAAAGCCACATAAAAGTGAACTATTCTTCGCCACTAAATCAACTCAAAACCCTCCCAAACCCCCCCAAAATTGATCAAATTCTCACACACAACTGCgccaaaaaaataaactaaatacataaataaaatccacTAAAATTCTAAAAATCGTACCCTTGAGTATAAGCATAATTTCCATCAACTTGCAACATAAAATACGCTTCGTTCCCGTCATGCACAGCCTAAGAAAGATAAAAACATCGCAAATCAATATATCTAAtaccaaaatatatatatgtatattcgGAGCTGAGTTGAGACCTTGAGAGTCAATTTCCCAGCATTGTATTCTTTGTCAGCATCCGGGTCCAGAGCGGGCAATAGGGCGAAATCTGACCCGGAGATGCCGCTCCAATCGTCTACCTTTCCGTCGACGGTGATGACGCCGGGGCGGAATTCGGAGCGGATTCGGATCGCAGGGTCCGACTCGCAGTGCCACGGCCCGGACTCCTCGTGCGAGCTGATCCGGGCCGGGACGAACAAGAGTGCTGCGATGAGAAGCCCGAAAGCTTGAGCCCGAAGAAGCATCGCGGCGTTGAAGGAAGAAAATTCAATAGGGAAATGGCGTTGGACTTGTGCTCACTGAGATTCATTCAGCAACTGCTAGGCGGCTTCTAGTTCTTGCTTGTTAAGCCGTGTTTGGTTGAATTTTCCAATACGACCACGATTTCGTTACTCAAAgcttattaattttaattgtaaaaATCCGACGATATTCTTTCATTCGAGCCAGTTAGCTGCTGAtaagttgatttttttttttccttttaaataaataaaatcactcATATTTCGTTTGTTATGACtcctatttttttctaaattttttggAAATCGATTTTCGGTTCAATCTTCGGTTAATTCATACAATTTTACTGAATAAGTGTGTGTACATACATTATATAcgtgtatgaattttatgtgtgATTGGTGTCACGAAATCTGGATTTTTCTAATTCACTTACAATTTTATGGCGTCAGACGAGTTTTGAAAAACAAAggtaa is a window encoding:
- the LOC131000379 gene encoding uncharacterized protein LOC131000379 — its product is MLLRAQAFGLLIAALLFVPARISSHEESGPWHCESDPAIRIRSEFRPGVITVDGKVDDWSGISGSDFALLPALDPDADKEYNAGKLTLKAVHDGNEAYFMLQVDGNYAYTQGDDNICASVALMFQIGENATYHRMGGCGEGPNTCTNKTCRGHEVDIMHFSLGNAIPGRLYGRNPVDNRQGYGGDRFGHLVDLYGWNPHCRYLDGLGPSENDTSAQNDWQGSWWHSSLTDHSGFIREDSPYASGGEKGTYYFEFSRPLRTKDHLQQDAQFTIGRSSKVSAAFWYPEEGKPWHGSAHYSTSCDWILLDFVPAGSSELTSTAQSSSWDFATTFSLVFSVVALCLSIIVGHRLSTTTRTANFIPMENL